A genomic region of Antennarius striatus isolate MH-2024 chromosome 4, ASM4005453v1, whole genome shotgun sequence contains the following coding sequences:
- the LOC137593787 gene encoding AP-3 complex subunit beta-2 isoform X11 produces MSVSSAFNEEKGGSSSVGEPEYGHDPASGGIFSSDYKRHDDLKEMLDSNKDSLKLEAMKRIVAMIARGKNASDLFPAVVKNVACKNIEVKKLVYVYLVRYAEEQQDLALLSISTFQRGLKDPNQLIRASALRVLSSIRVTIIVPIMMLAIKEAASDMSPYVRKTAAHAIPKLYSLDPEQKDQLIEVIEKLLADKTTLVAGSVVMAFEEVCPERIDLIHKNYRKLCNLLIDVEEWGQVVIINMLTRYARTQFLNPNINESLLEEGSGGDKTFYGSDEDEDEDEEEKEKKVETPSMAKRKPYVMDPDHRLLLRNTKPLLQSRNAAVVMAVAQLYFHLAPKAEVGVIAKALVRLLRSHSEVQYVVLQNVATMTIKRRGMFEPYLKSFYIRSTDPTQIKVLKLEVLTNLANETNISTILREFQTYIKSMDKDFVAATIQAIGRCATNIGEVRDTCLNGLVQLLSNRDELVVAESVVVIKKLLQMQPEKHSDIIKHMAKLTDNIQVPMARASILWLIGEYCEHVPKIAPDVLRKMAKSFTNEEDIVKLQIINLAAKLYLTNSKQTKLLTQYVLNLAKYDQNYDIRDRARFIRQLIVPTEKSGALSKYAKKLFLALKPAPVLESPFKDRDHFQLGSLSHLLNAKAGGYQELPDWPEAAPDPSVRNVEVKESVPEWTKCSSREKRKEKKVEKPFYSDSEGESGPTESADSESDSASGSESGSGSEESGSGSESEESEEGSESEEEDEDEDEMDKKKKKKELKKPVQESESEQSSEEEDRKHKRKSKPRKSDSESESDEEEEESESESSQSESEESESETEVRKKKKAVESKPPSKPVKKESKKEKKEMSLLDLDDFEPAPSPQVTPVNTFLSNSLVTDLEGLSLSDAVLSPATIAPSSAQKSHELLHRITGEGLSVEYCFSRQPFSPDANMVAVQMQFTNNATSDTKNLHMEDVKLQSGMRVKEFPEIELLPAGETATAVMGIDFCDSTQAANFQLCTHTRKFFVSIQPPVGELMRPIFLTENEFKKEQGQLMGMNEITEKLTLDAKCRNEHVIVQRVTAAANLSRVPCGSDKECRFAGRTVTSSSLVLVTVATKDEGAAQLTINCEKMVIGTMLVKDILLALTQ; encoded by the exons ATGTCcgtcagctctgctttcaacgAGGAGAAGGGAGGCTCGTCCAGTGTCGGGGAGCCTGAATATGGTCACGACCCGGCGAGCGGAGGGATTTTCTCCTCCGACTATAAAAG ACATGACGACTTGAAGGAGATGCTGGACAGCAACAAAGACTCCCTGAAGCTGGAGGCGATGAAGAGAATCGTGGCT ATGATTGCTCGAGGTAAAAATGCATCAGATCTCTTTCCTGCTGTGGTGAAAAATGTGGCCTGTAAAAACATTGAG GTGAAGAAGCTGGTCTATGTTTACTTGGTGCGTTATGCCGAGGAGCAGCAGGATCTGGCCCTGCTCTCCATTTCCACATTTCAGCGTGGGCTAAAG GATCCCAACCAGCTGATCAGAGCTAGCGCTCTGCGAGTCCTGTCTAGCATCCGAGTCACCATCATCGTCCCCATCATGATGTTGGCCATCAAAGAAGCGGCTTCCGATATGTCGCCGTACGTCAGGAAGACTGCTGCTCACGCAATCCCTAAGCTCTACAG TTTGGATCCGGAACAGAAGGACCAGCTGATTGAAGTCATAGAGAAACTCCTCGCTGACAAAACCACG CTGGTGGCGGGCAGCGTTGTCATGGCTTTTGAGGAGGTGTGTCCGGAGCGCATCGACCTGATCCACAAGAACTACAGGAAGTTATGTAACCTGTTGATCGATGTGGAGGAGTGGGGCCAGGTGGTCATCATCAACATGTTGACCCGTTACGCCAGGACCCAGTTCCTCAACCCGAACATCAAC GAGTCCCTCCTGGAGGAGGGAAGCGGTGGGGACAAGACCTTCTACGGCTCAGATGAAGACGAggacgaggatgaggaggagaaggagaagaaggtggAGACTCCTTCCATGGCCAAAAGGAAGCCGTATGTGATGGATCCAGACCACCGGCTGCTGCTGAGGAACACCAAGCCGCTCCTGCAGAGCCGCAACGCAGCT GTCGTGATGGCTGTGGCTCAGCTGTATTTCCATCTTGCCCCTAAAGCCGAGGTCGGAGTCATCGCCAAGGCGCTGGTCCGTCTCCTGAGGAGCCACAG TGAGGTCCAGTACGTTGTTCTTCAGAACGTGGCGACGATGACGATTAAGAGGAGG GGGATGTTTGAACCGTACCTGAAGAGTTTCTACATCCGCTCTACAGATCCAACCCAGATAAAAGTCCTTAAG CTGGAGGTTCTCACCAATCTGGCGAATGAGACAAACATCTCCACCATCCTCAGGGAGTTCCAG ACATACATTAAAAGCATGGATAAAGACTTTGTGGCTGCCACAATTCAAGCCATCGGCCGCTGTGCAACCAACATTGGGGAAGTGAGAGACACGTGTCTGAACGGCCTGGTGCAGCTGCTGTCCAACCGAGATG AGCTGGTTGTAGCTGAGTCTGTGGTGGTCATCAAGAAGCTGCTGCAGATGCAACCAGAGAAGCACAGCGACATCATCAAGCACATGGCGAAGCTAACAGACAACATCCAG GTGCCGATGGCGCGGGCCAGTATCCTGTGGCTGATCGGAGAATACTGCGAACATGTACCTAAGATCGCCCCGGATGTGCTGAGGAAAATGGCCAAGTCGTTCACCAACGAGGAGGATATTGTCAAGTTACAAATCATCAATCTGGCAGCTAAGCTTTATCTCACCAACTCCAAACAG ACCAAACTGTTGACCCAGTATGTTCTCAATCTGGCCAAGTATGACCAGAATTATGACATCCGTGATCGGGCGCGCTTCATCCGCCAGCTGATTGTGCCCACTGAGAAGAGTGGAGCTCTCAGCAAGTACGCTAAGAAACTGTTCCTCGCCCTCAAACCTGCCCCGGTCCTCGAGTCTCCATTTAAAG ATCGAGACCACTTCCAGTTGGGCTCATTGTCCCACTTACTGAACGCCAAGGCTGGCGGCTACCAGGAGTTGCCTGACTGGCCTGAAGCCGCCCCTGACCCCTCCGTGCGCAACGTGGAGGTGAAGGAGTCT GTGCCCGAATGGACCAAATGCAGCAGCCgcgagaagaggaaggagaagaaggtggAGAAGCCGTTCTACTCTGACTCTGAGGGCGAGTCTGGACCAACGGAGTCAGCTGACAGTG AGTCGGACTCTGCCAGCGGCTCAGAAAGCGGCAGTGGCAGTGAGGAGAGCGGGTCAGGATCAGAGAGCGAAGAGAGTGAGGAAGGCTCCGagtctgaggaagaggatgaagatgaagacgaaatggacaagaaaaaaaagaaaaaagagttaAAGAAGCCGGTGCAGGAAAGCGAAAG CGAGCAgagcagcgaggaggaggacaggaagcaCAAGAGGAAGAGCAAACCACGCAAGAGCGATTCTGAGTCAGAgtctgatgaggaggaggaggagagcgaatctgaaagcagccaatcagagtcagaggagtctGAGTCAGAGACAGAggtcagaaagaagaaaaag GCAGTGGAATCCAAACCTCCATCAAAGCCTGTCAAGAAAGAGagcaagaaagagaagaaagaaatgtcTCTGCTCGACCTCGACGATT TCGAACCCGCTCCTTCTCCTCAAGTCACGCCCGTCAACACCTTCCTGTCCAACAGCCTGGTGACGGACCTGGAGGGACTGTCTTTGTCCGATGCTGTTCTCTCTCCGGCG ACCATCGCCCCCTCCAGCGCCCAGAAGAGCCACGAGCTGCTGCACCGGATCACGGGGGAGGGTCTGTCAGTGGAGTACTGCTTCAGCCGACAGCCGTTCAGTCCCGATGCCAACATGGTGGCCGTGCAGATGCAGTTCACCAACAACGCCACCTCTGACACCAAGAACCTGCACATGGAGGACGTGAAGCTCCAGTCTGGGATGAGGGTCAAAGAGTTTCCAGAGATCG AGCTGCTGCCTGCAGGCGAAACGGCCACAGCAGTGATGGGCATCGATTTCTGTGACTCAACACAAGCAGCAAACTTCCAGCTGTG CACTCACACCAGGAAGTTCTTCGTCTCAATCCAGCCGCCGGTCGGGGAGCTGATGAGGCCCATCTTCCTGACGGAGAACGAGTTCAAGAAGGAGCAAG GTCAGCTGATGGGAATGAACGAGATCACCGAGAAGCTAACCCTGGACGCCAAGTGCCGGAACGAGCACGTCATCGTCCAGAGGGTGACCGCCGCCGCCAACCTCAGCCGAGTTCCCTGTGGTTCAGATAAAGAGTGCAG GTTTGCAGGCAGAACAGTGACCAGCAGCAGCTTGGTTCTGGTCACCGTGGCGACCAAAGACGAAGGAGCCGCCCAGCTTACGATCAATTGCGAAAAGATGGTGATCGGCACCATGCTGGTGAAAGACATCCTACTGGCTTTGACGCAGTGA
- the LOC137593787 gene encoding AP-3 complex subunit beta-2 isoform X9 — translation MSVSSAFNEEKGGSSSVGEPEYGHDPASGGIFSSDYKRHDDLKEMLDSNKDSLKLEAMKRIVAMIARGKNASDLFPAVVKNVACKNIEVKKLVYVYLVRYAEEQQDLALLSISTFQRGLKDPNQLIRASALRVLSSIRVTIIVPIMMLAIKEAASDMSPYVRKTAAHAIPKLYSLDPEQKDQLIEVIEKLLADKTTLVAGSVVMAFEEVCPERIDLIHKNYRKLCNLLIDVEEWGQVVIINMLTRYARTQFLNPNINESLLEEGSGGDKTFYGSDEDEDEDEEEKEKKVETPSMAKRKPYVMDPDHRLLLRNTKPLLQSRNAAVVMAVAQLYFHLAPKAEVGVIAKALVRLLRSHSEVQYVVLQNVATMTIKRRGMFEPYLKSFYIRSTDPTQIKVLKLEVLTNLANETNISTILREFQTYIKSMDKDFVAATIQAIGRCATNIGEVRDTCLNGLVQLLSNRDELVVAESVVVIKKLLQMQPEKHSDIIKHMAKLTDNIQVPMARASILWLIGEYCEHVPKIAPDVLRKMAKSFTNEEDIVKLQIINLAAKLYLTNSKQTKLLTQYVLNLAKYDQNYDIRDRARFIRQLIVPTEKSGALSKYAKKLFLALKPAPVLESPFKDRDHFQLGSLSHLLNAKAGGYQELPDWPEAAPDPSVRNVEVKESVPEWTKCSSREKRKEKKVEKPFYSDSEGESGPTESADSESDSASGSESGSGSEESGSGSESEESEEGSESEEEDEDEDEMDKKKKKKELKKPVQESESEQSSEEEDRKHKRKSKPRKSDSESESDEEEEESESESSQSESEESESETEVRKKKKAVESKPPSKPVKKESKKEKKEMSLLDLDDFEPAPSPQVTPVNTFLSNSLVTDLEGLSLSDAVLSPATIAPSSAQKSHELLHRITGEGLSVEYCFSRQPFSPDANMVAVQMQFTNNATSDTKNLHMEDVKLQSGMRVKEFPEIELLPAGETATAVMGIDFCDSTQAANFQLCTHTRKFFVSIQPPVGELMRPIFLTENEFKKEQGQLMGMNEITEKLTLDAKCRNEHVIVQRVTAAANLSRVPCGSDKECSPPVPPPRHPVHRFAGRTVTSSSLVLVTVATKDEGAAQLTINCEKMVIGTMLVKDILLALTQ, via the exons ATGTCcgtcagctctgctttcaacgAGGAGAAGGGAGGCTCGTCCAGTGTCGGGGAGCCTGAATATGGTCACGACCCGGCGAGCGGAGGGATTTTCTCCTCCGACTATAAAAG ACATGACGACTTGAAGGAGATGCTGGACAGCAACAAAGACTCCCTGAAGCTGGAGGCGATGAAGAGAATCGTGGCT ATGATTGCTCGAGGTAAAAATGCATCAGATCTCTTTCCTGCTGTGGTGAAAAATGTGGCCTGTAAAAACATTGAG GTGAAGAAGCTGGTCTATGTTTACTTGGTGCGTTATGCCGAGGAGCAGCAGGATCTGGCCCTGCTCTCCATTTCCACATTTCAGCGTGGGCTAAAG GATCCCAACCAGCTGATCAGAGCTAGCGCTCTGCGAGTCCTGTCTAGCATCCGAGTCACCATCATCGTCCCCATCATGATGTTGGCCATCAAAGAAGCGGCTTCCGATATGTCGCCGTACGTCAGGAAGACTGCTGCTCACGCAATCCCTAAGCTCTACAG TTTGGATCCGGAACAGAAGGACCAGCTGATTGAAGTCATAGAGAAACTCCTCGCTGACAAAACCACG CTGGTGGCGGGCAGCGTTGTCATGGCTTTTGAGGAGGTGTGTCCGGAGCGCATCGACCTGATCCACAAGAACTACAGGAAGTTATGTAACCTGTTGATCGATGTGGAGGAGTGGGGCCAGGTGGTCATCATCAACATGTTGACCCGTTACGCCAGGACCCAGTTCCTCAACCCGAACATCAAC GAGTCCCTCCTGGAGGAGGGAAGCGGTGGGGACAAGACCTTCTACGGCTCAGATGAAGACGAggacgaggatgaggaggagaaggagaagaaggtggAGACTCCTTCCATGGCCAAAAGGAAGCCGTATGTGATGGATCCAGACCACCGGCTGCTGCTGAGGAACACCAAGCCGCTCCTGCAGAGCCGCAACGCAGCT GTCGTGATGGCTGTGGCTCAGCTGTATTTCCATCTTGCCCCTAAAGCCGAGGTCGGAGTCATCGCCAAGGCGCTGGTCCGTCTCCTGAGGAGCCACAG TGAGGTCCAGTACGTTGTTCTTCAGAACGTGGCGACGATGACGATTAAGAGGAGG GGGATGTTTGAACCGTACCTGAAGAGTTTCTACATCCGCTCTACAGATCCAACCCAGATAAAAGTCCTTAAG CTGGAGGTTCTCACCAATCTGGCGAATGAGACAAACATCTCCACCATCCTCAGGGAGTTCCAG ACATACATTAAAAGCATGGATAAAGACTTTGTGGCTGCCACAATTCAAGCCATCGGCCGCTGTGCAACCAACATTGGGGAAGTGAGAGACACGTGTCTGAACGGCCTGGTGCAGCTGCTGTCCAACCGAGATG AGCTGGTTGTAGCTGAGTCTGTGGTGGTCATCAAGAAGCTGCTGCAGATGCAACCAGAGAAGCACAGCGACATCATCAAGCACATGGCGAAGCTAACAGACAACATCCAG GTGCCGATGGCGCGGGCCAGTATCCTGTGGCTGATCGGAGAATACTGCGAACATGTACCTAAGATCGCCCCGGATGTGCTGAGGAAAATGGCCAAGTCGTTCACCAACGAGGAGGATATTGTCAAGTTACAAATCATCAATCTGGCAGCTAAGCTTTATCTCACCAACTCCAAACAG ACCAAACTGTTGACCCAGTATGTTCTCAATCTGGCCAAGTATGACCAGAATTATGACATCCGTGATCGGGCGCGCTTCATCCGCCAGCTGATTGTGCCCACTGAGAAGAGTGGAGCTCTCAGCAAGTACGCTAAGAAACTGTTCCTCGCCCTCAAACCTGCCCCGGTCCTCGAGTCTCCATTTAAAG ATCGAGACCACTTCCAGTTGGGCTCATTGTCCCACTTACTGAACGCCAAGGCTGGCGGCTACCAGGAGTTGCCTGACTGGCCTGAAGCCGCCCCTGACCCCTCCGTGCGCAACGTGGAGGTGAAGGAGTCT GTGCCCGAATGGACCAAATGCAGCAGCCgcgagaagaggaaggagaagaaggtggAGAAGCCGTTCTACTCTGACTCTGAGGGCGAGTCTGGACCAACGGAGTCAGCTGACAGTG AGTCGGACTCTGCCAGCGGCTCAGAAAGCGGCAGTGGCAGTGAGGAGAGCGGGTCAGGATCAGAGAGCGAAGAGAGTGAGGAAGGCTCCGagtctgaggaagaggatgaagatgaagacgaaatggacaagaaaaaaaagaaaaaagagttaAAGAAGCCGGTGCAGGAAAGCGAAAG CGAGCAgagcagcgaggaggaggacaggaagcaCAAGAGGAAGAGCAAACCACGCAAGAGCGATTCTGAGTCAGAgtctgatgaggaggaggaggagagcgaatctgaaagcagccaatcagagtcagaggagtctGAGTCAGAGACAGAggtcagaaagaagaaaaag GCAGTGGAATCCAAACCTCCATCAAAGCCTGTCAAGAAAGAGagcaagaaagagaagaaagaaatgtcTCTGCTCGACCTCGACGATT TCGAACCCGCTCCTTCTCCTCAAGTCACGCCCGTCAACACCTTCCTGTCCAACAGCCTGGTGACGGACCTGGAGGGACTGTCTTTGTCCGATGCTGTTCTCTCTCCGGCG ACCATCGCCCCCTCCAGCGCCCAGAAGAGCCACGAGCTGCTGCACCGGATCACGGGGGAGGGTCTGTCAGTGGAGTACTGCTTCAGCCGACAGCCGTTCAGTCCCGATGCCAACATGGTGGCCGTGCAGATGCAGTTCACCAACAACGCCACCTCTGACACCAAGAACCTGCACATGGAGGACGTGAAGCTCCAGTCTGGGATGAGGGTCAAAGAGTTTCCAGAGATCG AGCTGCTGCCTGCAGGCGAAACGGCCACAGCAGTGATGGGCATCGATTTCTGTGACTCAACACAAGCAGCAAACTTCCAGCTGTG CACTCACACCAGGAAGTTCTTCGTCTCAATCCAGCCGCCGGTCGGGGAGCTGATGAGGCCCATCTTCCTGACGGAGAACGAGTTCAAGAAGGAGCAAG GTCAGCTGATGGGAATGAACGAGATCACCGAGAAGCTAACCCTGGACGCCAAGTGCCGGAACGAGCACGTCATCGTCCAGAGGGTGACCGCCGCCGCCAACCTCAGCCGAGTTCCCTGTGGTTCAGATAAAGAGTGCAG tcctcctgttcctcctcctcgtcatccTGTCCACAGGTTTGCAGGCAGAACAGTGACCAGCAGCAGCTTGGTTCTGGTCACCGTGGCGACCAAAGACGAAGGAGCCGCCCAGCTTACGATCAATTGCGAAAAGATGGTGATCGGCACCATGCTGGTGAAAGACATCCTACTGGCTTTGACGCAGTGA
- the LOC137593787 gene encoding AP-3 complex subunit beta-2 isoform X3: protein MTTMQKLLQLPVNAVNMVKTVQSQVQGQEEDKSPVLTPDGGQQTWYNALQPDELRHLRSGGTGGGGGGGGGGDQEERGPLEEGGGGGGVFQTQPLRHDDLKEMLDSNKDSLKLEAMKRIVAMIARGKNASDLFPAVVKNVACKNIEVKKLVYVYLVRYAEEQQDLALLSISTFQRGLKDPNQLIRASALRVLSSIRVTIIVPIMMLAIKEAASDMSPYVRKTAAHAIPKLYSLDPEQKDQLIEVIEKLLADKTTLVAGSVVMAFEEVCPERIDLIHKNYRKLCNLLIDVEEWGQVVIINMLTRYARTQFLNPNINESLLEEGSGGDKTFYGSDEDEDEDEEEKEKKVETPSMAKRKPYVMDPDHRLLLRNTKPLLQSRNAAVVMAVAQLYFHLAPKAEVGVIAKALVRLLRSHSEVQYVVLQNVATMTIKRRGMFEPYLKSFYIRSTDPTQIKVLKLEVLTNLANETNISTILREFQTYIKSMDKDFVAATIQAIGRCATNIGEVRDTCLNGLVQLLSNRDELVVAESVVVIKKLLQMQPEKHSDIIKHMAKLTDNIQVPMARASILWLIGEYCEHVPKIAPDVLRKMAKSFTNEEDIVKLQIINLAAKLYLTNSKQTKLLTQYVLNLAKYDQNYDIRDRARFIRQLIVPTEKSGALSKYAKKLFLALKPAPVLESPFKDRDHFQLGSLSHLLNAKAGGYQELPDWPEAAPDPSVRNVEVFALLERVTTLTSVPEWTKCSSREKRKEKKVEKPFYSDSEGESGPTESADSESDSASGSESGSGSEESGSGSESEESEEGSESEEEDEDEDEMDKKKKKKELKKPVQESESEQSSEEEDRKHKRKSKPRKSDSESESDEEEEESESESSQSESEESESETEVRKKKKAVESKPPSKPVKKESKKEKKEMSLLDLDDFEPAPSPQVTPVNTFLSNSLVTDLEGLSLSDAVLSPATIAPSSAQKSHELLHRITGEGLSVEYCFSRQPFSPDANMVAVQMQFTNNATSDTKNLHMEDVKLQSGMRVKEFPEIELLPAGETATAVMGIDFCDSTQAANFQLCTHTRKFFVSIQPPVGELMRPIFLTENEFKKEQGQLMGMNEITEKLTLDAKCRNEHVIVQRVTAAANLSRVPCGSDKECSPPVPPPRHPVHRFAGRTVTSSSLVLVTVATKDEGAAQLTINCEKMVIGTMLVKDILLALTQ from the exons ATGACCACcatgcagaagctgctgcagctgcctgtCAACGCTGTGAACATGGTGAAGACGGTGCAGAGTCAGGTCCAGGGACAGGAGGAGGACAAGAGCCCCGTGTTGACACCCGACGGCGGGCAGCAAACGTGGTACAATGCCCTGCAGCCTGATGAGCTGCGCCACCTTCGATCTGGAGGGacaggcggaggaggaggaggaggtggtggtggggaccAAGAAGAGCGAGGACCACTAGAGgaaggtggtggaggtggaggagtttTCCAAACTCAACCTTTGCG ACATGACGACTTGAAGGAGATGCTGGACAGCAACAAAGACTCCCTGAAGCTGGAGGCGATGAAGAGAATCGTGGCT ATGATTGCTCGAGGTAAAAATGCATCAGATCTCTTTCCTGCTGTGGTGAAAAATGTGGCCTGTAAAAACATTGAG GTGAAGAAGCTGGTCTATGTTTACTTGGTGCGTTATGCCGAGGAGCAGCAGGATCTGGCCCTGCTCTCCATTTCCACATTTCAGCGTGGGCTAAAG GATCCCAACCAGCTGATCAGAGCTAGCGCTCTGCGAGTCCTGTCTAGCATCCGAGTCACCATCATCGTCCCCATCATGATGTTGGCCATCAAAGAAGCGGCTTCCGATATGTCGCCGTACGTCAGGAAGACTGCTGCTCACGCAATCCCTAAGCTCTACAG TTTGGATCCGGAACAGAAGGACCAGCTGATTGAAGTCATAGAGAAACTCCTCGCTGACAAAACCACG CTGGTGGCGGGCAGCGTTGTCATGGCTTTTGAGGAGGTGTGTCCGGAGCGCATCGACCTGATCCACAAGAACTACAGGAAGTTATGTAACCTGTTGATCGATGTGGAGGAGTGGGGCCAGGTGGTCATCATCAACATGTTGACCCGTTACGCCAGGACCCAGTTCCTCAACCCGAACATCAAC GAGTCCCTCCTGGAGGAGGGAAGCGGTGGGGACAAGACCTTCTACGGCTCAGATGAAGACGAggacgaggatgaggaggagaaggagaagaaggtggAGACTCCTTCCATGGCCAAAAGGAAGCCGTATGTGATGGATCCAGACCACCGGCTGCTGCTGAGGAACACCAAGCCGCTCCTGCAGAGCCGCAACGCAGCT GTCGTGATGGCTGTGGCTCAGCTGTATTTCCATCTTGCCCCTAAAGCCGAGGTCGGAGTCATCGCCAAGGCGCTGGTCCGTCTCCTGAGGAGCCACAG TGAGGTCCAGTACGTTGTTCTTCAGAACGTGGCGACGATGACGATTAAGAGGAGG GGGATGTTTGAACCGTACCTGAAGAGTTTCTACATCCGCTCTACAGATCCAACCCAGATAAAAGTCCTTAAG CTGGAGGTTCTCACCAATCTGGCGAATGAGACAAACATCTCCACCATCCTCAGGGAGTTCCAG ACATACATTAAAAGCATGGATAAAGACTTTGTGGCTGCCACAATTCAAGCCATCGGCCGCTGTGCAACCAACATTGGGGAAGTGAGAGACACGTGTCTGAACGGCCTGGTGCAGCTGCTGTCCAACCGAGATG AGCTGGTTGTAGCTGAGTCTGTGGTGGTCATCAAGAAGCTGCTGCAGATGCAACCAGAGAAGCACAGCGACATCATCAAGCACATGGCGAAGCTAACAGACAACATCCAG GTGCCGATGGCGCGGGCCAGTATCCTGTGGCTGATCGGAGAATACTGCGAACATGTACCTAAGATCGCCCCGGATGTGCTGAGGAAAATGGCCAAGTCGTTCACCAACGAGGAGGATATTGTCAAGTTACAAATCATCAATCTGGCAGCTAAGCTTTATCTCACCAACTCCAAACAG ACCAAACTGTTGACCCAGTATGTTCTCAATCTGGCCAAGTATGACCAGAATTATGACATCCGTGATCGGGCGCGCTTCATCCGCCAGCTGATTGTGCCCACTGAGAAGAGTGGAGCTCTCAGCAAGTACGCTAAGAAACTGTTCCTCGCCCTCAAACCTGCCCCGGTCCTCGAGTCTCCATTTAAAG ATCGAGACCACTTCCAGTTGGGCTCATTGTCCCACTTACTGAACGCCAAGGCTGGCGGCTACCAGGAGTTGCCTGACTGGCCTGAAGCCGCCCCTGACCCCTCCGTGCGCAACGTGGAG GTTTTTGCACTGCTTGAACGAGTCACAACGTTAACGAGT GTGCCCGAATGGACCAAATGCAGCAGCCgcgagaagaggaaggagaagaaggtggAGAAGCCGTTCTACTCTGACTCTGAGGGCGAGTCTGGACCAACGGAGTCAGCTGACAGTG AGTCGGACTCTGCCAGCGGCTCAGAAAGCGGCAGTGGCAGTGAGGAGAGCGGGTCAGGATCAGAGAGCGAAGAGAGTGAGGAAGGCTCCGagtctgaggaagaggatgaagatgaagacgaaatggacaagaaaaaaaagaaaaaagagttaAAGAAGCCGGTGCAGGAAAGCGAAAG CGAGCAgagcagcgaggaggaggacaggaagcaCAAGAGGAAGAGCAAACCACGCAAGAGCGATTCTGAGTCAGAgtctgatgaggaggaggaggagagcgaatctgaaagcagccaatcagagtcagaggagtctGAGTCAGAGACAGAggtcagaaagaagaaaaag GCAGTGGAATCCAAACCTCCATCAAAGCCTGTCAAGAAAGAGagcaagaaagagaagaaagaaatgtcTCTGCTCGACCTCGACGATT TCGAACCCGCTCCTTCTCCTCAAGTCACGCCCGTCAACACCTTCCTGTCCAACAGCCTGGTGACGGACCTGGAGGGACTGTCTTTGTCCGATGCTGTTCTCTCTCCGGCG ACCATCGCCCCCTCCAGCGCCCAGAAGAGCCACGAGCTGCTGCACCGGATCACGGGGGAGGGTCTGTCAGTGGAGTACTGCTTCAGCCGACAGCCGTTCAGTCCCGATGCCAACATGGTGGCCGTGCAGATGCAGTTCACCAACAACGCCACCTCTGACACCAAGAACCTGCACATGGAGGACGTGAAGCTCCAGTCTGGGATGAGGGTCAAAGAGTTTCCAGAGATCG AGCTGCTGCCTGCAGGCGAAACGGCCACAGCAGTGATGGGCATCGATTTCTGTGACTCAACACAAGCAGCAAACTTCCAGCTGTG CACTCACACCAGGAAGTTCTTCGTCTCAATCCAGCCGCCGGTCGGGGAGCTGATGAGGCCCATCTTCCTGACGGAGAACGAGTTCAAGAAGGAGCAAG GTCAGCTGATGGGAATGAACGAGATCACCGAGAAGCTAACCCTGGACGCCAAGTGCCGGAACGAGCACGTCATCGTCCAGAGGGTGACCGCCGCCGCCAACCTCAGCCGAGTTCCCTGTGGTTCAGATAAAGAGTGCAG tcctcctgttcctcctcctcgtcatccTGTCCACAGGTTTGCAGGCAGAACAGTGACCAGCAGCAGCTTGGTTCTGGTCACCGTGGCGACCAAAGACGAAGGAGCCGCCCAGCTTACGATCAATTGCGAAAAGATGGTGATCGGCACCATGCTGGTGAAAGACATCCTACTGGCTTTGACGCAGTGA